In Sceloporus undulatus isolate JIND9_A2432 ecotype Alabama chromosome 10, SceUnd_v1.1, whole genome shotgun sequence, the following proteins share a genomic window:
- the LOC121916367 gene encoding uncharacterized protein LOC121916367 isoform X1: protein MQSSLRVWAFGIGLNFKSPHSQTFQMNSETVHLMRCLRQAHKVIGKASEILAGVSQQSVCREVLLSGPGTAYILGLSEVYRVSKRLESGMKARKLASELLEHTLHEVDLAWNNLLSFLTFGPSLFQRLDFQIVESFVGSDPLLLAPSHLVPSPLCGVCLTEVKWEPEVRLPLLKAGLCNFSMKATQQIAREITQFKLGWATFCHHWALQEDCPLSFNPKGVNCPPGSLQEHQFTLEQDCGPHRLLTILFKISFSKIDLLFPLFLRQGGIYRTS, encoded by the exons aCTTTCCAAATGAACTCGGAGACGGTCCACTTGATGCGATGCCTGCGGCAGGCCCATAAG GTGATTGGGAAGGCCAGTGAAATCCTTGCAGGTGTCAGCCAGCAATCCGTCTGCAGGGAGGTGCTGCTCTCTGGCCCAGGGACTGCCTATATTCTGG GTTTGTCTGAGGTATACCGGGTTTCCAAGCGCTTGGAAAGTGGGATGAAGGCACGGAAACTGGCAAGTGAACTGCTGGAGCACACTTTGCACGAAGTGGACTTGGCCTGGAATAATCTGTTGTCCTTTCTGACGTTTGGCCCTTCCTTATTCCAAAGGCTG GATTTCCAGATTGTGGAGTCATTTGTCGGAAGCGATCCTCTCCTCTTGGCTCCTTCCCATCTGGTTCCCAGCCCACTCTGCGGGGTTTGCCTGACGGAGGTAAAGTGGGAGCCTGAGGTACGTCTTCCTCTGTTGAAAGCTGGACTGTGCAACTTTTCCATGAAAGCAACACAACAGATTGCAAGAGAAATAACACAGTTCAAACTGGGTTGGGCAACATTTTGCCACCACTGGGCCCTCCAAGAGGACTGCCCCCTTTCTTTTAACCCCAAAGGAGTCAATTGCCCTCCAGGAAGCCTCCAGGAGCATCAGTTCACCCTTGAACAAGATTGTGGCCCCCACAGACTTTTAACCATTTTGTTCAAAATCTCTTTTTCAAAAATAGATCTATTGTTCCCCCTGTTTTTAAGGCAGGGGGGCATTTACCGCACCTCCTAG